One region of Bactrocera neohumeralis isolate Rockhampton chromosome 5, APGP_CSIRO_Bneo_wtdbg2-racon-allhic-juicebox.fasta_v2, whole genome shotgun sequence genomic DNA includes:
- the LOC126759006 gene encoding Kruppel-like factor 1, translating to MDFFAAGGFQQLFNDLNDTQLHENWTDTDADMESGTPIYSYNCCAQQSTDNSLRLSCADDPYVFVATPCEKTLVELHVDWDENEAATTYNTHKEQDLHTAYTESKGSNEQQLQLTLDRLLSSPPDVLIHDSTCDSPAAPTNHETLTTQSCSETEYINNSCIYNTPSSPVSLDSTIVVEFETAAFITREMAEWEEKFLDNYIEIPELIDFLPEKTPLCTDTCDHFLHESSKNLKLHRKTRTTKRSNESGSQDERTAAGFPCTFGACDKVYAKPAHLKAHLRRHMGEKPYTCDWPACTWKFSRSDELARHRRSHSGVKPYKCSYCLKCFARSDHLTKHRKVHERRLLAASKAGKAIDGVLPHSVLTVRPGRKRKNQL from the coding sequence ATGGACTTCTTTGCCGCTGGCGGCTTCCAGCAACTGTTTAACGATTTAAATGACACTCAGTTGCATGAAAACTGGACGGATACCGACGCAGATATGGAAAGTGGCACACCGATTTACAGTTACAATTGCTGTGCGCAGCAGTCTACTGATAATAGCCTGCGGCTCAGCTGCGCGGATGATCCTTACGTCTTTGTCGCAACGCCGTGTGAAAAAACGCTCGTGGAATTGCATGTGGATTGGGATGAAAACGAAGCGGCAACTACATATAACACACATAAGGAGCAAGACTTGCACACAGCCTACACAGAAAGCAAGGGCAGCAACGAGCAACAGTTGCAGCTTACGCTCGATCGGCTGCTCAGCTCGCCACCTGATGTCTTAATACACGACAGTACATGCGATTCACCTGCCGCACCGACAAACCACGAAACATTAACAACACAGAGTTGCAGTGAAACGGAATACATCAACAACAGCTGCATATACAACACGCCAAGCAGTCCCGTAAGCCTAGATTCCACAATTGTGGTGGAATTCGAGACGGCTGCCTTCATTACACGCGAAATGGCTGAGTGGGAGGAAAAGTTCTTGGATAACTATATCGAGATACCCGAGCTAATCGACTTTCTACCCGAGAAGACGCCACTTTGCACCGACACCTGCGATCACTTTCTGCACGAGAGCTCTAAAAACCTCAAACTGCATCGCAAAACGAGAACCACAAAGCGCAGCAATGAGTCCGGCAGCCAAGATGAACGCACTGCCGCTGGTTTTCCTTGCACTTTTGGCGCATGCGATAAGGTTTACGCGAAGCCTGCACACCTTAAGGCACATCTGCGTCGTCATATGGGCGAAAAGCCCTACACCTGCGATTGGCCTGCTTGTACCTGGAAGTTTTCACGTTCTGATGAGTTGGCGCGCCATCGGCGTTCGCATTCGGGTGTGAAGCCCTATAAGTGCAGCTATTGTTTGAAATGCTTTGCGCGCTCCGATCACCTGACGAAGCATCGAAAGGTGCACGAGCGTCGCTTGCTGGCGGCGAGTAAGGCAGGAAAGGCGATCGATGGTGTGCTGCCGCATAGTGTGTTAACGGTGCGACCGGGACGTAAGCGAAAGAATCAGTTATAA